Proteins from a single region of Cydia amplana chromosome 17, ilCydAmpl1.1, whole genome shotgun sequence:
- the LOC134655741 gene encoding allergen Tha p 1-like produces the protein MKTVLIVCLIAYVAAETKYDSSHDDIDLSEVLGNERLLVGYTNCLVDKGPCTPEVKQLKDKLPEALATRCAKCTDKQKSVGKQLVKELKEKHPDLWKQLVSKYDPNGKYHKSFEDFLKN, from the exons ATGAAGACGGTACTGATTGTCTGTTTGATAGCCTACGTTGCCGCGGAGACTAAATACGACTCGTCTCATGATGACATAGATCTGTCGGAGGTGTTGGGGAACGAGCGGTTATTGGTGGGATATACTAATTGTTTGGTGGACAAGGGCCCGTGCACTCCGGAGGTGAAGCAGCTGAAAG ACAAACTTCCCGAGGCCCTGGCAACCCGATGCGCCAAGTGCACAGACAAGCAAAAGAGCGTCGGCAAGCAGCTGGTCAAAGAGCTGAAAGAGAAACACCCTGACCTCTGGAAACAGCTGGTCTCCAAATACGACCCTAACGGGAAATACCACAAGTCTTTCGAAGACTTCCTGAAGAACTAA
- the LOC134655704 gene encoding EF-hand domain-containing family member B-like, whose translation MPVNCQRLTTGGKGNLGMFIERSPHVCAAGLPTAQPDDKIADDMQHYLLKEEVDALIQDAIHPPKPPRPLPPLRKPFPQDKRHAAFFSEVREVMFSKNEKKFQTLAEDLKSTVYASYWKPLGQCRDPTPMLPEGFDKNTTFGKKTYQSVSLYDVVMPKVPLPDQTPPSKLAGIQKKRNYCESFNPNAFFPNKTGINKSGIYVKKCLTDDNVENGITTALVTSGYADYLNATHPRVGKVLAPYDNIKEVPEGTSFGAPSGTQIPSVESFISCKLYPEKEFVKKCFAHLNCVRKVLAKLFIPDFFAKFYLILKHFDRENSGWLSKDIVYEQCVIKRIKLDSVLIETLLSLWKAFDGSRIEYKTFVHVINYREPSPEIPKIPDIPANCLNYETTYMELSEPKCPEVSPMAGVPSGRYFDRDYPITPDYCCKADTFYLLQESDAKSCLIPSVFTNFNVSHRDMYAKREPQLVRKVFEKSGEQFTHDTFEEIWQEAMKYHPEGWVCFETFRRALIKHQGRK comes from the coding sequence ATGCCCGTGAACTGCCAAAGATTGACCACAGGTGGTAAGGGGAATTTAGGGATGTTTATAGAAAGAAGCCCTCATGTTTGCGCAGCCGGCTTACCAACGGCTCAACCAGATGATAAAATAGCAGATGATATGCAGCATTACCTCTTAAAAGAAGAAGTAGATGCTTTAATTCAGGATGCGATACATCCACCGAAACCTCCGCGACCCCTTCCCCCTTTACGCAAACCTTTCCCCCAGGATAAGAGACATGCCGCGTTTTTTAGCGAAGTCCGAGAAGTAATGTTTTCGAAAAACGAGAAGAAGTTTCAAACCCTAGCCGAAGATTTGAAATCCACCGTATATGCTTCCTACTGGAAGCCTCTCGGCCAATGCAGGGATCCTACTCCTATGTTGCCAGAAGGTTTCGATAAAAATACAACTTTCGGTAAGAAAACATATCAAAGCGTGTCGTTATACGATGTAGTCATGCCCAAGGTTCCTTTACCTGACCAGACCCCGCCTTCCAAACTAGCTGGTATTCAAAAGAAGCGCAATTATTGTGAATCATTCAACCCAAACGCGTTTTTCCCTAACAAGACAGGAATCAATAAGTCTGGAATATATGTAAAGAAATGCCTGACAGATGACAATGTTGAAAATGGTATCACTACCGCCTTAGTTACAAGTGGCTATGCAGACTATTTAAACGCTACCCATCCACGGGTAGGAAAGGTATTGGCCCCTTACGATAACATAAAAGAAGTACCAGAAGGCACCAGCTTTGGCGCCCCATCTGGAACCCAAATACCCTCCGTGGAATCTTTTATTTCCTGTAAACTATACCCAGAAAAAGAATTCGTCAAGAAATGCTTTGCTCATCTCAATTGTGTAAGAAAAGTCTTAGCCAAACTGTTCATACCAGATTTCTTCGCTAAATTCTACTTAATCCTTAAACACTTTGATAGAGAAAATTCGGGATGGCTGTCAAAAGATATCGTTTACGAACAGTGTGTTATAAAGAGGATCAAATTAGATTCTGTCTTAATCGAAACTCTGCTATCATTGTGGAAAGCGTTCGACGGATCCCGAATAGAGTATAAGACGTTTGTTCACGTGATAAATTATAGAGAACCTTCGCCAGAGATCCCAAAAATACCTGACATACCAGCCAATTGCCTAAACTACGAAACGACATACATGGAGTTGAGCGAGCCAAAATGTCCTGAAGTAAGTCCAATGGCGGGCGTTCCATCCGGACGATATTTCGACCGCGACTACCCGATAACACCTGATTATTGCTGCAAGGCGGATACATTTTATCTTTTACAAGAATCTGACGCTAAGTCCTGCTTGATCCCAAGCGTCTTTACCAATTTTAACGTCAGTCACCGTGACATGTACGCTAAAAGGGAACCTCAACTGGTTAGAAAAGTATTTGAGAAGAGCGGGGAACAATTTACACATGATACTTTTGAGGAAATTTGGCAAGAAGCTATGAAATATCATCCTGAGGGATGGGTGTGCTTTGAAACGTTCAGGCGCGCATTGATTAAGCATCAAGGTAGAAAATAG